A stretch of the Notamacropus eugenii isolate mMacEug1 chromosome 2, mMacEug1.pri_v2, whole genome shotgun sequence genome encodes the following:
- the POPDC1 gene encoding popeye domain-containing protein 1 isoform X3 → MNHTDPSSLNELTTSGLASEFQNLMPVPSNETTCENWREIHHLVFHVANICFATALVIPTTLTLHMIFLRGLLTIGCALFIVWATLYRCALDIMIWNSAFLIINLLHFLYLLYKKRPIKIEKELTGVYRRMFEPLHVPPELFKRLTGQFCSIQTLKRGQTYAAEDKTSVDDRLSILLKGKMKVSYRGHFLHNIYPCAFIDSPEFRSTQMNRGEKFQVTIVADDTCRFLCWSRERLTFFLESEPFLYEIFRYLIGKDITNKLYSLNDPTLNDKNAKRLERKPSLCSQISVMQMRNSMASSSDSEDGLQHFLRGTSTASSIHYSSC, encoded by the exons ATGAATCACACAGATCCCAGTTCACTGAATGAATTAACAACAAGCGGTCTTGCATCTGAGTTTCAAAACCTCATGCCTGTGCCCTCCAATGAAACCACTTGTGAAAACTGGAGAGAGATACATCATCTGGTTTTCCATGTAGCAAATATCTGTTTTGCAACTGCTTTGGTTATTCCAACTACTTTGACCCTTCATATGATATTTCTTAGAGGGTTGTTAACTATAG GATGTGCCCTTTTTATCGTCTGGGCTACACTCTACCGGTGTGCTTTGGATATAATGATCTGGAACTCGGCATTCCTGATTATCAACCTGTTGCATTTTCTGTACCTGCTGTACAAAAAGAGACCA ATAAAAATCGAAAAGGAACTCACTGGTGTATACCGGCGAATGTTTGAACCACTACATGTACCCCCAGAATTGTTCAAAAGATTAACTGGACAGTTTTGCAGTATTCAGACCCTAAAAAGGGGCCAGACCTATGCTGCCGAGGATAAAACATCTGTGGATGACCGCCTAAGTATCTTACTGAAGGGAAA aATGAAGGTCTCCTATCGAGGACATTTTCTGCATAATATTTACCCCTGTGCCTTTATAGATTCCCCTGAATTTCGATCAACTCAAATGAACCGGGGTGAAAAATTTCAG GTCACCATTGTTGCGGATGACACCTGTAGATTCTTGTGTTGGTCAAGAGAGAGATTAACTTTTTTTCTGGAATCAGAACCATTTCTTTATGAAATATTTAGATACCTTATTGGGAAGGATATCACAAATAAGTTATACTCCTTGAATGATCCCACATTAAATGATAAG AATGCCAAAAGATTGGAACGCAAGCCCAGTCTTTGCTCACAGATTTCAGTGATGCAGATGAGAAATAGTATGGCTAGTTCAAGTGATAGTGAAGATGGCCTGCAACATTTCCTCCGCGGGACCTCCACAGCATCCTCTATTC ACTACTCTAGCTGCTGA
- the POPDC1 gene encoding popeye domain-containing protein 1 isoform X4 — translation MNHTDPSSLNELTTSGLASEFQNLMPVPSNETTCENWREIHHLVFHVANICFATALVIPTTLTLHMIFLRGLLTIGCALFIVWATLYRCALDIMIWNSAFLIINLLHFLYLLYKKRPIKIEKELTGVYRRMFEPLHVPPELFKRLTGQFCSIQTLKRGQTYAAEDKTSVDDRLSILLKGKMKVSYRGHFLHNIYPCAFIDSPEFRSTQMNRGEKFQVTIVADDTCRFLCWSRERLTFFLESEPFLYEIFRYLIGKDITNKLYSLNDPTLNDKNAKRLERKPSLCSQISVMQMRNSMASSSDSEDGLQHFLRGTSTASSIL, via the exons ATGAATCACACAGATCCCAGTTCACTGAATGAATTAACAACAAGCGGTCTTGCATCTGAGTTTCAAAACCTCATGCCTGTGCCCTCCAATGAAACCACTTGTGAAAACTGGAGAGAGATACATCATCTGGTTTTCCATGTAGCAAATATCTGTTTTGCAACTGCTTTGGTTATTCCAACTACTTTGACCCTTCATATGATATTTCTTAGAGGGTTGTTAACTATAG GATGTGCCCTTTTTATCGTCTGGGCTACACTCTACCGGTGTGCTTTGGATATAATGATCTGGAACTCGGCATTCCTGATTATCAACCTGTTGCATTTTCTGTACCTGCTGTACAAAAAGAGACCA ATAAAAATCGAAAAGGAACTCACTGGTGTATACCGGCGAATGTTTGAACCACTACATGTACCCCCAGAATTGTTCAAAAGATTAACTGGACAGTTTTGCAGTATTCAGACCCTAAAAAGGGGCCAGACCTATGCTGCCGAGGATAAAACATCTGTGGATGACCGCCTAAGTATCTTACTGAAGGGAAA aATGAAGGTCTCCTATCGAGGACATTTTCTGCATAATATTTACCCCTGTGCCTTTATAGATTCCCCTGAATTTCGATCAACTCAAATGAACCGGGGTGAAAAATTTCAG GTCACCATTGTTGCGGATGACACCTGTAGATTCTTGTGTTGGTCAAGAGAGAGATTAACTTTTTTTCTGGAATCAGAACCATTTCTTTATGAAATATTTAGATACCTTATTGGGAAGGATATCACAAATAAGTTATACTCCTTGAATGATCCCACATTAAATGATAAG AATGCCAAAAGATTGGAACGCAAGCCCAGTCTTTGCTCACAGATTTCAGTGATGCAGATGAGAAATAGTATGGCTAGTTCAAGTGATAGTGAAGATGGCCTGCAACATTTCCTCCGCGGGACCTCCACAGCATCCTCTATTC TGTGA
- the POPDC1 gene encoding popeye domain-containing protein 1 isoform X2: MNHTDPSSLNELTTSGLASEFQNLMPVPSNETTCENWREIHHLVFHVANICFATALVIPTTLTLHMIFLRGLLTIGCALFIVWATLYRCALDIMIWNSAFLIINLLHFLYLLYKKRPIKIEKELTGVYRRMFEPLHVPPELFKRLTGQFCSIQTLKRGQTYAAEDKTSVDDRLSILLKGKMKVSYRGHFLHNIYPCAFIDSPEFRSTQMNRGEKFQVTIVADDTCRFLCWSRERLTFFLESEPFLYEIFRYLIGKDITNKLYSLNDPTLNDKNAKRLERKPSLCSQISVMQMRNSMASSSDSEDGLQHFLRGTSTASSIHYSTNPRENIKSVDFLHLHILSDFY; this comes from the exons ATGAATCACACAGATCCCAGTTCACTGAATGAATTAACAACAAGCGGTCTTGCATCTGAGTTTCAAAACCTCATGCCTGTGCCCTCCAATGAAACCACTTGTGAAAACTGGAGAGAGATACATCATCTGGTTTTCCATGTAGCAAATATCTGTTTTGCAACTGCTTTGGTTATTCCAACTACTTTGACCCTTCATATGATATTTCTTAGAGGGTTGTTAACTATAG GATGTGCCCTTTTTATCGTCTGGGCTACACTCTACCGGTGTGCTTTGGATATAATGATCTGGAACTCGGCATTCCTGATTATCAACCTGTTGCATTTTCTGTACCTGCTGTACAAAAAGAGACCA ATAAAAATCGAAAAGGAACTCACTGGTGTATACCGGCGAATGTTTGAACCACTACATGTACCCCCAGAATTGTTCAAAAGATTAACTGGACAGTTTTGCAGTATTCAGACCCTAAAAAGGGGCCAGACCTATGCTGCCGAGGATAAAACATCTGTGGATGACCGCCTAAGTATCTTACTGAAGGGAAA aATGAAGGTCTCCTATCGAGGACATTTTCTGCATAATATTTACCCCTGTGCCTTTATAGATTCCCCTGAATTTCGATCAACTCAAATGAACCGGGGTGAAAAATTTCAG GTCACCATTGTTGCGGATGACACCTGTAGATTCTTGTGTTGGTCAAGAGAGAGATTAACTTTTTTTCTGGAATCAGAACCATTTCTTTATGAAATATTTAGATACCTTATTGGGAAGGATATCACAAATAAGTTATACTCCTTGAATGATCCCACATTAAATGATAAG AATGCCAAAAGATTGGAACGCAAGCCCAGTCTTTGCTCACAGATTTCAGTGATGCAGATGAGAAATAGTATGGCTAGTTCAAGTGATAGTGAAGATGGCCTGCAACATTTCCTCCGCGGGACCTCCACAGCATCCTCTATTC